From Prochlorococcus sp. MIT 1223, the proteins below share one genomic window:
- a CDS encoding ClC family H(+)/Cl(-) exchange transporter, with product MAEISNRSIRRLLQQRWFVVICALALTGLGAALTGVLFKTGVHALDDWRLNLLEKFPVWFILPTLGGMGGLISGLLIAKIAPAASGSGVSQIIAFLRHKPVPMGLKVGLVKLFAGIVAIGSGFPLGPEGPSVQMGGSVAWQMAQWLKAPVAFRRVIVAAGGGAGIAAIFSAPIGGFIYAIEELLNSAKPIVLLLVVVTTFWADTWADVLQSIGLDPKAGGFDNVLGFQLQREYSPSVDFLPIDLGYLIILGIIIGVLAEIYCRYLLIMKKQGHIWFGNKLVLRMVLSGIVLGGIFSFLPEDFHHLGGLQNLIAEGEATISMALGTFIVLFISTGIAAASGAPGGLFYPMLILGGSIGLACGNSIELFTGHIPSTYVFAGMGGFISACSRTPITAMFLAFALTKDLLILKPILITCITSFVIARIFNESSIYERQIRMELDQKIEYK from the coding sequence ATGGCTGAGATATCTAATCGGAGTATTCGTAGATTATTACAACAACGATGGTTTGTAGTTATTTGTGCTTTAGCACTTACCGGTCTAGGTGCAGCATTAACTGGAGTTCTTTTTAAAACAGGCGTTCATGCCTTAGATGATTGGAGATTAAACCTTCTTGAGAAATTCCCTGTCTGGTTTATTCTGCCAACTCTTGGCGGAATGGGAGGTCTTATCTCTGGACTCTTAATAGCTAAGATTGCTCCTGCTGCAAGCGGTTCCGGCGTTAGTCAAATAATTGCTTTTTTGCGACATAAGCCTGTACCTATGGGATTAAAAGTTGGTCTAGTGAAATTATTTGCAGGAATTGTTGCGATAGGAAGTGGTTTTCCATTAGGACCAGAAGGTCCCTCAGTTCAAATGGGTGGCTCTGTCGCATGGCAAATGGCTCAATGGTTGAAAGCTCCTGTAGCATTTAGACGCGTAATTGTCGCCGCTGGTGGCGGGGCAGGAATCGCAGCAATTTTCAGTGCCCCAATAGGAGGGTTCATTTACGCGATAGAAGAATTATTAAATTCGGCCAAGCCTATAGTTCTCCTATTAGTAGTAGTCACAACTTTTTGGGCTGATACCTGGGCGGATGTATTGCAAAGTATTGGTCTAGACCCTAAAGCTGGAGGTTTTGATAATGTTTTAGGTTTTCAATTGCAGCGAGAGTATTCGCCCTCTGTAGACTTCCTTCCTATCGATCTAGGCTACTTAATCATATTAGGAATAATAATTGGTGTACTAGCAGAAATATATTGCCGTTACCTCCTCATAATGAAAAAACAAGGACATATTTGGTTTGGGAATAAACTTGTTTTAAGAATGGTCTTGAGTGGAATTGTCCTTGGTGGGATATTCTCTTTCCTTCCTGAAGATTTTCACCACTTAGGAGGACTGCAAAATTTAATTGCCGAAGGTGAAGCAACAATATCAATGGCATTAGGCACATTTATTGTTTTGTTTATTAGTACAGGAATAGCTGCAGCTTCAGGCGCACCTGGTGGTTTGTTTTATCCAATGTTAATTCTAGGAGGATCAATTGGCCTAGCTTGTGGGAATTCAATCGAACTATTTACTGGGCATATACCTAGCACCTATGTCTTTGCTGGAATGGGCGGATTTATATCTGCTTGTTCAAGAACACCTATAACAGCAATGTTTCTAGCTTTTGCTTTGACTAAGGATCTTCTTATATTAAAACCTATTTTAATTACTTGTATAACTAGTTTTGTCATTGCACGGATATTCAATGAATCATCAA